From a region of the Sinorhizobium sp. B11 genome:
- a CDS encoding BolA family transcriptional regulator: MTLQTSIEEKLKATFAPERLSVINESHLHAGHQPDITGAGETHMRVRIVSAKFVGMSRLQRHRAITDLLKPELDAGLHALAVEPAAPGEPTRW; encoded by the coding sequence ATGACACTCCAGACCAGCATCGAAGAGAAGCTCAAGGCGACCTTCGCACCCGAACGCCTTTCCGTCATCAACGAGAGCCATCTGCATGCCGGCCACCAGCCGGACATCACAGGCGCCGGCGAGACACATATGCGTGTGCGCATCGTCTCTGCAAAATTCGTCGGCATGTCTCGGCTGCAACGGCATAGGGCGATCACCGACCTCCTGAAGCCCGAACTGGATGCCGGGCTTCACGCATTGGCCGTCGAACCGGCAGCGCCAGGCGAACCGACGCGCTGGTAA
- a CDS encoding DUF2938 domain-containing protein — protein sequence MFDIIWRSVVIGIGATVLMDLWAILLAKLGVTPSPNWAPAGRWFWHLGKGKVFHDNIGDAAPYASELALGWIGHYVVGILYGILLAIFVGPVWFAAPTFLPAWILGIVTVGAGWFLMQPGLGLGWAASKTPNPTKVRVLNLLAHTVFGFGLYATALIIR from the coding sequence ATGTTCGACATCATCTGGCGCTCGGTCGTCATCGGCATCGGGGCAACCGTCCTCATGGATCTCTGGGCGATCCTGCTCGCAAAGCTCGGCGTGACGCCGTCGCCGAACTGGGCGCCGGCCGGCCGCTGGTTCTGGCATCTCGGCAAGGGCAAGGTCTTCCATGACAATATCGGTGATGCCGCGCCCTATGCCAGCGAGCTGGCTCTTGGCTGGATCGGCCACTATGTCGTCGGCATCCTCTACGGCATCCTGCTGGCGATCTTTGTTGGCCCGGTCTGGTTTGCCGCCCCGACGTTCCTGCCGGCCTGGATCCTCGGTATCGTCACCGTCGGAGCGGGCTGGTTTCTGATGCAGCCTGGCCTCGGCCTCGGATGGGCGGCTTCGAAGACGCCGAACCCTACCAAGGTTCGCGTGCTCAATTTGCTGGCCCACACCGTGTTCGGTTTCGGCCTTTACGCGACCGCTCTGATTATTCGCTAA